A single region of the Schizosaccharomyces osmophilus chromosome 3, complete sequence genome encodes:
- the dcr1 gene encoding dicer: MKELKSLQVLREYQRDILHTAKKQNTLLVMATGAGKTLLAVKLIKEKQEKQLLEGAQHQKRLSVFLVNTVPLVIQQADYLKSQLPFRIGAFYGEISLEMCEELFHSIVLNYEIIVITADLFYLCLARGFLLIFDFDILVFDECHHAIKNHAYARILIDFYHVAKAATTLEKQLPTIFGMTASPYTGKARNPLKRIFEWEELFNAKAYVVSNHRLSQHIPMTKEFVVPYKNLLIDASKNPIINKCETVFSGCKYVMRSCKAAQCEIIELGVWFGEQVWQFLVEELLRKQSRKSFDGKLSIEDNVCIKSFITEVEKWSQQQLTLFSGFRAPKLDGNDTSNKVLTLLEFLENFYRDNDTYRTMIFVERKVTAYSLTRFLRKLKKDTGRLRNIRPFPFVGHGDSDVTALSMHFREQRKNIHNFKQGVYNILIATSIAEEGIDIPTCNLVIRFNTCQSVTQYVQSKGRARAEDSKFMLLVNDIEQAQYQKLQDEERILTTALESLESTRELTSHVLGDNITTQNDIVKYEIDETGALLIEFLAVGLLYQYCNTLPSDSVTFHYPIFTCISAGQSFIYTVHLPIICNMPTIQGSPSANRKKAKRSAAFLMCVELINRGLINKHLQPLDYRNKLADMEERDEKALRDIEHDEAFERKIPQCWLNDAEQFFACKLFPVCKGKIFQPLLFVQSQRIPEFNFIRLRSNFDEVIIKSEVLETPYIMDDELKSDLQYSTKRLLELGLSSLLKVTDSNRSYWIAPLNTKCSNNLILNDLIDWSAVRSLSSKVQVVKDITMLKPHLLLMYDQESIFELYSFESLARQDMQGCSIVCKRMPFKLNYSLNKKQSMQIKKPSTSLRLNQVYLTGLSKYLKESALLLPSILYHMEALFLASEFASKHGLKCSLLTMLQALSTEDASMDDNYDRLEFLGDSFLKVYASSTVFLKYTHDQEYQLHVHRKQIISNYNLYMHAKKMEISRFALSEPMVIRKWCPFGFLRENKHGKNYPSFQLLSKKRLADLVESTIGACILDNGVDSGLEYCTNLGLGLLDVKNWSDWNNFLDIDFYASLISCKVFPYHEHIEDVTGYTFKNKAILHLAFIHPTMLSSGEVSGSYQQLEFLGDAVLEYLVVQYLFHKYPESSTGELTNFKSFFVCNHSLAYVAFLLGLHKYLEYDNSEMFGLIYEYQEMIEEAKSNKVPYFWLEVDPPKFIADTFESLICAIYLDSKFSFESLRFVLPLLVDVLGDPLDLHKKNLVLAKVHKLLSAQGCSDYKVAHKEELEIREDENFKLKRESYIYHTVSFIRHDNVVCLGTSRKLSSAKISMKNKLKGLLDKNSNLLLYSCDCAFKATDCVKTESGSPEG; the protein is encoded by the coding sequence ATGAAAGAACTAAAATCATTACAGGTTCTAAGGGAATATCAGCGAGATATCTTGCACACTgcaaagaagcaaaacaCCTTGTTAGTCATGGCAACTGGTGCCGGTAAAACATTGTTAGCTGTGAAGttaattaaagaaaaacaggAGAAGCAGTTGCTAGAAGGAGCCCAACATCAAAAGCGTTTATCGGTGTTTCTTGTTAATACGGTTCCATTGGTCATACAACAAGCTGATTATTTAAAATCACAGCTTCCATTTCGCATAGGCGCATTTTATGGGGAGATATCGCTAGAAATGTGTGAAGAGCTTTTTCACAGTATCGTGTTGAATTATGAAATAATTGTTATTACAGCCGATCTGTTCTACCTGTGCTTGGCGCGAGGCTTCCtattaatttttgattttgacattcttgtttttgatgaatgCCATCATGCTATAAAAAACCATGCATACGCTCGCATCCTGATAGACTTCTACCATGTCGCCAAAGCAGCAACAACACTTGAAAAGCAGCTCCCAACCATTTTTGGCATGACAGCTTCACCGTACACTGGGAAGGCTCGAAATCCGCTAAAGAGAATTTTCGAGTGGGAGGAATTATTCAATGCCAAAGCTTACGTGGTATCAAATCATCGTCTTTCCCAGCATATCCCTATGACAAAAGAATTCGTTGTCCCTTACAAAAATCTGCTAATTGATGCATCTAAAAATCCTATCATAAATAAGTGTGAAACAGTTTTTTCAGGTTGCAAGTATGTGATGAGGTCATGTAAAGCCGCACAATGCGAGATTATAGAATTAGGCGTTTGGTTTGGTGAACAAGTCTGGCAGTTCTTAGTTGAAGAACTTTTAAGAAAACAgtcaagaaaaagttttgacGGAAAGTTATCGATCGAGGATAATGTGTGCATTAAGAGCTTCATAACTGAGGTAGAGAAGTGGTCGCAACAACAATTGACGTTATTTTCTGGGTTTAGAGCTCCCAAGTTAGATGGAAATGACACGAGCAATAAAGTATTGACACTTTTGGAATTCCTCGAAAACTTCTATAGAGACAATGATACATATAGAACAATGATTTTTGTTGAACGAAAAGTGACGGCTTATTCTCTTACAAGGTTTTTACGGAAACTGAAAAAAGACACCGGAAGACTGAGAAATATTCGTCCTTTTCCATTCGTTGGACATGGAGATTCAGATGTAACAGCACTGTCTATGCACTTTCGTgagcaaaggaaaaacattCATAACTTTAAGCAAGGTGTCTATAATATCCTCATTGCTACGTCCATAGCAGAAGAAGGAATAGACATCCCGACGTGTAACCTTGTAATTCGTTTTAATACTTGTCAATCCGTTACACAGTATGTGCAGTCGAAAGGACGGGCAAGGGCCGAAGATTCAAAGTTTATGCTTTTAGTAAACGATATAGAACAAGCTCAGTATCAAAAGCTTCAAGATGAGGAGCGTATTTTGACAACCGCCTTAGAGAGTCTTGAATCTACTCGCGAATTAACCTCTCATGTTCTCGGCGATAATATCACAACACAGAACGATATTGTCAAGTATGAGATAGATGAAACTGGGGCTCTATTAATTGAGTTTTTGGCCGTAGGACTTCTATACCAGTATTGTAATACCTTGCCCTCTGACAGTGTTACTTTCCATTATCCTATATTCACTTGTATTTCAGCAGGTCAATCATTCATATATACGGTTCATCTACCAATTATTTGCAACATGCCTACTATACAAGGGTCTCCATCTGCtaatagaaagaaagcgaAACGGTCAGCCGCCTTTTTGATGTGCGTGGAGCTCATTAACCGTGGACTAATTAACAAGCATTTGCAACCTCTAGATTACCGAAACAAATTAGCGGAtatggaagaaagagaTGAAAAAGCTTTAAGAGATATTGAGCATGATGAAGCCTTTGAACGTAAAATCCCCCAATGTTGGTTAAACGATGCCGAGCAATTCTTTGCTTGTAAACTATTTCCTGTATGTAAAGGTAAAATATTTCAACCTTTGCTGTTCGTTCAGTCGCAGCGAATACCTGAATTCAATTTTATACGACTTCGTTCTAATTTTGATGAAGTTATTATCAAGTCAGAAGTATTAGAAACTCCTTATATCATGGATGATGAACTAAAGTCTGACCTTCAATACTCTACCAAACGGCTTTTGGAACTCGGTTTGTCTTCTTTACTTAAAGTTACTGATTCCAATCGATCATATTGGATAGCCCCTTTAAATACGAAGTGTTCAAACAATCTTATTTTGAACGACCTTATCGACTGGTCAGCGGTGCGTAGTCTTTCTAGTAAAGTTCAAGTTGTCAAGGACATTACTATGCTTAAACCGCATTTATTGTTGATGTACGATCAGGAAAGCATTTTTGAGCTTTATTCCTTTGAATCCCTCGCTCGTCAGGATATGCAAGGATGTAGTATAGTTTGCAAAAGGATGCCTTTTAAACTAAACTACTCattgaataaaaagcaatccatgcaaataaaaaagccAAGTACAAGCTTACGTCTAAATCAAGTATATCTTACCGGTTTGTCAAAGTATTTGAAAGAGTCGGCCTTACTTCTTCCTTCTATACTTTACCACATGGaagctctttttttagCGTCTGAATTTGCAAGTAAACATGGCTTAAAATGTTCATTGCTAACCATGCTGCAAGCTTTATCGACTGAGGATGCTTCTATGGATGACAATTACGACCGTTTAGAATTTTTGGGggattcatttttaaaagtttatGCCTCTTCTactgtttttttaaaatatacTCATGATCAAGAATACCAGTTGCATGTTCACCGCAAACAAATTATCAGCAATTACAATTTATATATGcatgcaaaaaaaatggaaatatCACGCTTCGCATTATCCGAACCTATGGTCATTCGCAAGTGGTGTCCCTTCGGCTTTTTGAGAGAGAACAAACATGGAAAGAACTATCCATCGTTTCAGCtattatcaaaaaaaaggttagCAGACTTGGTTGAATCCACTATTGGTGCTTGCATCTTGGACAACGGTGTTGACTCAGGGCTTGAATATTGTACAAATTTAGGTCTTGGGTTACTAGACGTGAAAAATTGGTCTGACTGGAATAACTTTTTAGACATTGACTTTTACGCGAGCTTGATTTCGTGTAAAGTGTTTCCTTATCACGAACACATTGAAGATGTCACTGGGTAcacttttaaaaataaagcaattttACATTTAGCTTTTATACATCCAACGATGTTGAGTTCAGGCGAGGTATCGGGATCTTATCAACAATTGGAGTTTCTTGGTGATGCAGTTCTGGAATATTTAGTCGTTCAGTACCTATTTCATAAATACCCTGAGTCATCTACTGGTGAATTAACCAATTTTAAGTCATTTTTCGTATGTAATCATAGTCTTGCATACGTAGCTTTCTTACTTGGTTTGCACAAATACCTTGAATATGACAATTCCGAAATGTTTGGGTTAATTTATGAGTACCAGGAGATgattgaagaagcaaaatcaaataaagtCCCCTATTTTTGGCTTGAAGTGGATCCTCCGAAGTTCATAGCTGATACTTTTGAGTCACTTATATGTGCCATTTATCTAGATTCtaaattttcctttgaaaGCCTTAGATTTGTATTACCGTTATTGGTTGATGTGCTTGGTGATCCTTTAGATttacataaaaaaaatctgGTTTTAGCTAAAGTACATAAGCTTCTCAGTGCTCAAGGATGCTCAGATTACAAAGTTGCCCACAAGGAAGAACTGGAAATAagagaagatgaaaatttCAAATTGAAACGAGAGAGCTATATATATCACACCGTTTCATTCATTCGGCATGATAATGTTGTATGCTTAGGCACCTCTCGAAAACTAAGTAGTGCGAAAATTAGtatgaaaaataaactaaaaGGATTACTCGATAAGAACTCTAATTTACTGCTATACTCTTGTGATTGTGCTTTTAAAGCGACGGACTGTGTAAAAACTGAAAGTGGTTCACCAGAGGGATAG
- the spn6 gene encoding meiotic (sporulation) septin Spn6, producing MPLVENPQLLFNQTSLPSDRETFIKKEECYFTVMLCGSSGTGKTTFCNNLFSSLVKPPKSVDNFKKVHKQKEVHIDKTKATIEEDDFRLNLTVLDTVGFGDFINNKDCWEVVADYLDDQHEKYLLHDQQSLRMQRKDNRVHVCLYFIKPVPYGMLPLDVVAMKKLSKHVNIIPVIAKADSLTKFELDSLKEKMNKILHAQNISLFFPSAVYSADEIARDLSQACPFAIVASMDAINDENEGKIGRKYPWGMSEIENEDHGDFLKLKNLMINNHMLELIQSTEQVIYERYRQEQLINRKSGIPKLRKAHYERLNEEKALIQKKLEEKSVELENTFKEREEKLTVVRDDLNDELAEYHDKVRILETQLDALRNYKGLNQKK from the exons ATGCCGCTTGTAGAAAACCCTCAACTGCTCTTCAATCAAACGAGTTTACCGTCAGACAG AGAGACATtcataaagaaagaagaatgctATTTCACCGTCATGCTTTGTGGAAGCTCGGGAACCGGCAAAACCACTTTCTGCaataatttgttttctagCTTGGTAAAGCCACCCAAGTCGGTTGATAACTTCAAAAAGGTGCACAAGCAGAAGGAAGTCCATATAGATAAGACGAAAGCTActattgaagaagatgacTTTCGACTTAACCTGACGGTCCTCGATACCGTAGGCTTTGGGGACTTTATAAACAACAAGGATTGCTGGGAAGTAGTAGCTGACTACTTAGATGACCAGCATGAAAAATATCTATTACATGACCAACAATCATTAAGGATGCAAAGAAAGGACAACAGAGTCCATGTTTGTCTATATTTCATAAAACCAGTTCCTTATGGCATGCTACCCTTAGACGTCGTAGCGATGAAAAAGCTATCGAAGCATGTAAACATTATCCCGGTCATCGCTAAAGCAGACTCTTTAACCAAATTTGAATTGGACAgccttaaagaaaaaatgaacaagATCCTACACGCTCAAAACAttagtttatttttccCTTCAGCAGTATACTCTGCTGACGAAATCGCGAGAGATCTTTCTCAGGCCTGCCCATTCGCAATCGTTGCAAGTATGGACGCTATAAACGATGAGAATGAAGGTAAAATCGGTCGCAAATATCCTTGGGGAATGTCAGAAATCGAAAACGAGGATCACGGTGACtttttaaaattgaaaaacctCATGATAAATAATCATATGCTTGAATTAATACAATCCACAGAGCAAGTGATTTATGAACGCTATCGTCAGGAGCAATTgataaatagaaaaagtgGCATACCGAAGCTTAGAAAAGCACATTACGAACGCTTAAACGAGGAAAAAGCACTTATTCAGAAGAAgcttgaagaaaagtcGGTAGAACTCGAGAATACATTTAAGGagagagaagaaaaacttaCAGTTGTTCGCGATGATTTAAACGATGAACTAGCTGAATATCACGACAAAGTGCGCATTCTTGAAACTCAACTAGATGCACTCCGGAACTATAAGGGattgaatcaaaagaaataa
- the prp45 gene encoding Prp19 complex subunit Prp45, whose translation MSLLSSELARVLPNPESDEEEEDSYVLDESPEKESQEVIHKPIPPYLHRKGWIPTSLDDFGDGGAYPEINVAQYPLDMGKKRTNTAPGNSLALQVNSSGGVDYGAIARQGHEHGELVQSSFQDLIPLRARIGVGEISVEKPPEEQKQLVANKTKAALEKIVTGKISQSQPKSALVQKPDDPVYIRYTPSNQMGQAPSKQRIIKLVTEEQDPMEPPKFRHKKVPRGPPSPPVPVLHSPPRKVTAKEQQEWQIPPSISNWKNPKGYTIPLDKRLAADGRGLNDVEISDGFAKFSEALFTAERQAREEVRYRAIMRQKMAEKEKEEKEQRLFMLAQKAREERAGHVPKYQSGDRSPSVRSDERYQSESPVNSEPDVAEYEEDEGLRRREEIRRERRRQYEKELRLNRMGAEKRAQLSGADRPRDVSERVALGLSKPSMSSETMVDSRLFNQASGLGSGFQDEDSYNVYDKPWKAAPTSTLYRPGATLGRHIDASAELERITSENRYDVLGSVPKKFKGADEASQDASGPVVFEKDVDPFGVNNFLDTVSSSKK comes from the exons ATGTCACTGTTATCGAGTGAATTGGCTAg GGTTCTACCTAATCCTGAGTCTGAcgaggaagaggaagattCATATGTTTTGGACGAATCAccagaaaaggaaagccAGGAGGTCATTCATAAACCAATCCCTCCTTACTTACATAGAAAAGGATGGATTCCAACATCCTTAGATGATTTTGGCGACGGTGGAGC GTATCCAGAAATCAATGTAGCTCAATATCCTTTAGATATGGGGAAAAAGAGGACG AATACAGCCCCAGGAAATTCACTTGCCCTTCAAGTTAATTCGTCAGGAGGTGTCGATTATGGTGCTATTGCACGTCAAGGCCATGAGCATGGTGAGCTCGTACAATCGAGTTTCCAAGACTTAATACCCTTGAGAGCTCGAATTGGTGTTGGTGAAATCTCAGTTGAGAAGCCACCTgaagaacaaaagcagCTTGTTGCAAACAAGACAAAGGCTGCTTTAGAAAAGATCGTAACTGGTAAAATATCACAGTCCCAACCTAAAAGTGCTCTAGTACAGAAACCAGACGATCCGGTATATATCCGTTATACGCCAAGTAATCAGATGGGCCAAGCTCCTAGCAAGCAAAGAATCATCAAACTCGTGACAGAAGAACAAGATCCCATGGAGCCACCAAAGTTCCGCCATAAAAAAGTACCACGCGGTCCTCCTTCTCCACCTGTGCCAGTGTTGCATTCTCCTCCTCGTAAGGTGACTGCAAAGGAGCAGCAGGAATGGCAAATTCCTCCGAGTATTTCAAATTGGAAGAATCCCAAAGGCTATACTATTCCTTTGGATAAGCGTCTGGCTGCCGATGGACGTGGCTTAAATGATGTAGAAATTAGCGACGGATTCGCAAAGTTTTCTGaagctttgtttacagcGGAACGTCAAGCTCGTGAAGAAGTACGTTATCGAGCTATAATGCGTCAGAAAATGGcagagaaagaaaaagaagagaaggaaCAGCGATTATTTATGCTTGCTCAGAAGGCTAGAGAAGAAAGGGCTGGTCATGTTCCTAAATACCAGTCCGGCGATCGTTCTCCCAGCGTCCGTAGTGATGAACGATACCAATCCGAATCTCCGGTTAATAGTGAGCCAGATGTTGCTGAAtacgaagaagatgaaggaCTGCGTAGACGCGAGGAAATTCGTCGTGAAAGAAGACGCCAATACGAGAAAGAGCTTCGATTAAATAGAATGGGTGCTGAAAAGAGAGCCCAGCTTAGCGGTGCAGATCGTCCACGGGATGTGTCTGAAAGAGTAGCACTTGGTTTGTCAAAACCTTCCATGTCAAGTGAAACAATGGTTGACAGTAGATTATTCAATCAAGCTTCAGGCTTAGGGTCCGGATTTCAAGATGAAGATTCTTATAACGTATATGACAAGCCTTGGAAGGCTGCTCCAACATCCACTCTTTATAGACCAGGTGCTACTCTAGGCCGACATATTGATGCTTCTGCGGAATTAGAGCGAATAACTTCGGAAAATCGTTATGATGTGCTAGGGTCAGTTCCCAAAAAGTTTAAGGGAGCTGATGAAGCGTCTCAG GATGCCTCCGGGCCTGTcgtttttgaaaaggacGTTGATCCTTTTGGGgttaataattttttggatacaGTCTcctcttcaaaaaaatga